The Stieleria maiorica genome includes the window ACTTCCCGATGCAAGCGAACGGCGCGGAAATGATGCGTCTGGCGTGTTCGCTGGCGACCGAGGCCGGAATCACAGTTTGCTGCCCCGTCCACGACGCCATCTTGATCGAGGCCGATACCGACAAGATCAACGCGACGGTGGCGCAGACTCAATTGATCATGCAGGAGGCCGGCAAGATCGTCTTGGACGGGTTTGAACTGGACTCGGACGCCAAGATCGTGTCGTGGCCGGATCGGTATTTTGACGAGGACCGTGGCCGCGAAATGTGGGAAAAGGTGTTTCGGCTCGCGACGGAGGCGGAGAAATGAATCGGTACGGGTTGTCCAAACTTCGGTACGAATTGTCCGCAAAAGTGTATGGAATGTACGACCCGTACCTTCTTATTCACTACTTCTTATTGATTGATCTCTTTTTCCTATATGGGTAATTCGATGGACTTAGACTTAGATCTTTTTGCGGCGAACGAATCGCAGGTGGCTGCACTGCATGCGGCGCAGTCCAAACGACCGGCCAATCGCAAAACACCGAAACGAGAGACGCGTCGATCGGTTGATTTGCCGAGACACGGAAAGGGCGAACGATTCATCCGGGGACCAATCCCCCTGGAATGGATGAAGCTGGCGTCCAAGTGTGGCAACCGATCGGAGGCCGTGGCGATGCTGCTGTGGTACGCTGCCTCACTTCAACGTTCGAACCCGGTGCGATTGACTAAGACGATCTTGGACGAACTGGGCGTCCACACGAGGACCGCCAAAAGAGTATTGTTGAAGATGTCAGATTTCGGACTTGTCGATGCTCGTTTTCAACGTGGACGATCGCCGATAGTCACGATCAAAAGTCCGGAAAGCAAAGTGTTCCCTAACAACGATTGAGGATGCAGATGGAAGATGAACTCAAAAAGCTGCGGCAGTTGAACGAAAAGTTTGACAAGAAATTAGGTTGGTTTAAGTCTCTCGTCGAAGGCGCTGGTGACGGCGGTTCTTGGCAGGTCAAATCTGTCGAAGGAGACAAGGAACGAATTTGTATTGAGATTTGCGCCGAGGTCACGATTCCGGGTGACGATGGAGAATCTGAACGCGTGGAAAGTGTCAACATCCCTATCCATCTCGGAAGAAAAGAGGCAACAAAACTCATTACAGCGATCGGTATTGCCTGTTGTCGCGCCTACCCGTAGACCGAAGCAGATTCATTCACTGTAAACTGGAATCTGCCACGGCTAGGTTGATCCCCGAAAAGCCGGTCCCATACCGGCCCCGCCGTGGCGTTTGTTTTCTTATGGGGTTCAACCGATGGGAGTTGAAGTGATGGCAAGTCTGCGTTTTGAAGCGAAGAAAAACGGTTGGCGGTTGCAGTTTCGCGACGTTGAAAAACGGAATCGAAGTTTGTGGTTGGGCGACATTCCGGAATGGTCCGCGCGAGAGATCAAGGAACACGTCGAACACCTGTTGAGCCGTGTCCCACGAGGACAACCGCCGGAACTTGCCACGTCGAATTGGCTGGCGGGAATTAGCGATAGGCTGCGCAACAAGCTGGCCCGATGCGGATTGGTGGAGTCCGTTGTTCAACGCGAGGCCCGTGTCCTGACGATCGCGGCGTGGCTGCGGGAATACTTCGCCGAACGGACGGACGTGAAGCCTGAGACGCTGAAAACGTACGAAAAGGGACGCGACAACCTGTTGGACCACTTCGGCAAGAAAAAACTGTTGCGGGATGTGACGACAACCGACGCGAAAAAATGGCGAACGTGGTTGAAAACCAAGGGCAACCGGCGCGACACCAACCAAAAGCGAACCAGCATGGCCGAGGATACGGTCCGGCGCCGAACTGGGATGGTGAAGCAGTTTTTCGGAGAGGCCGTCAAACGTGGGCTGATCGACTCCAACCCGTTTGACGATCTGCCGACCACAACCGGCGGCAACACGGCCCGTCAACACTTCGTCGAACAATCGGTGATCTACGATTGCATGAAACACTGTGATGCGGAGTGGCAAACGATCTTGGCGTTGGCCCGCTTCGGTGGATTTCGCTGTCCGTCGGAGGTGCTGCGTCTGAAATGGACCGATGTGAATCTGCCCGCCGGCCGCATGATCGTCCACGCCAGCAAGACGGAACACCATGCCGACGGTGGCGTCCGCGAAGTGCCAATCTTCAAAGAGTTGCGGCCCTACCTTGAAT containing:
- a CDS encoding tyrosine-type recombinase/integrase, which translates into the protein MASLRFEAKKNGWRLQFRDVEKRNRSLWLGDIPEWSAREIKEHVEHLLSRVPRGQPPELATSNWLAGISDRLRNKLARCGLVESVVQREARVLTIAAWLREYFAERTDVKPETLKTYEKGRDNLLDHFGKKKLLRDVTTTDAKKWRTWLKTKGNRRDTNQKRTSMAEDTVRRRTGMVKQFFGEAVKRGLIDSNPFDDLPTTTGGNTARQHFVEQSVIYDCMKHCDAEWQTILALARFGGFRCPSEVLRLKWTDVNLPAGRMIVHASKTEHHADGGVREVPIFKELRPYLESAWDRAPDGPGSEYVVNRYRSSAANLRSQFTKIIKRAGHKPWPRLFQNLRASRETELMAKYPAKDVAAWLGNTVAVAMKHYAMRTEEAFQKASAIENPLEADATEEAPNRGCICGCISGLVGAIEQQPPNGKTPVSPGKTGVFIVEDSLGNHYLMGDTGFEPVTSAV